The Seleniivibrio woodruffii genome contains a region encoding:
- a CDS encoding sensor histidine kinase — MAEFPEKLDKTGEMEMLAQAFSAFSEASAKLEQQYAIIEEEAKKLREEVEDKNLQLSKLSSLLESVLNNSNSCVLALDSAGNILVKNPTAESLLSEIGIEAFAAMLAGHREPGIFDQEADGRTFRISVGRLENLEQKGYVYIIDDVSHIKHLEAERQRDEKLVLMGEMAANIAHEIRNPLGSIELFASLLERDLKGDESGTKLTRSIVKGVRTINSIISNILLFTKEIKLEPQNRFTADIIDDVVLYLQHLMKEKSIRFINRIDEEHTVRCDTELCKQVVMNIVHNAIEAVGEGGQIVIESFSEADRSGFTVTDNGSGITESMRKKLFIPFQTTKAKGTGLGLAIVYKIMKAHGGQISVDSDGATYTKFIVEFPA; from the coding sequence GTGGCGGAATTCCCTGAAAAACTAGACAAAACAGGCGAAATGGAGATGCTGGCGCAGGCCTTCTCCGCTTTCAGCGAAGCCTCCGCAAAACTGGAACAGCAGTACGCCATCATAGAGGAAGAGGCCAAAAAGCTCCGTGAGGAAGTCGAAGACAAGAACCTTCAGCTTTCAAAACTGAGCAGTCTTCTGGAATCGGTTCTGAACAACTCAAACAGCTGTGTTCTGGCTCTTGATTCCGCAGGGAACATTCTGGTTAAAAACCCCACCGCCGAAAGTCTTTTGAGCGAAATAGGCATAGAGGCTTTCGCCGCTATGCTGGCAGGGCACAGAGAGCCGGGAATATTCGATCAGGAAGCGGACGGCAGAACCTTCCGCATTTCGGTGGGACGTCTGGAAAACCTTGAACAGAAAGGATATGTATACATAATAGACGATGTGAGCCACATTAAGCATCTGGAAGCCGAACGCCAGCGTGATGAAAAGCTGGTGCTGATGGGCGAGATGGCGGCGAACATCGCCCATGAAATACGCAACCCGCTGGGCAGTATAGAGCTTTTCGCTTCGCTTCTGGAGCGTGACCTCAAGGGTGACGAGTCCGGCACTAAGCTGACCCGCTCCATTGTCAAGGGTGTGCGGACGATAAATTCTATAATTTCCAATATACTTCTTTTCACTAAGGAGATAAAGCTGGAGCCTCAGAACAGGTTCACGGCGGATATTATTGATGATGTTGTGCTTTATCTTCAGCATCTCATGAAAGAGAAGAGTATCAGGTTCATAAACAGGATAGACGAGGAGCACACCGTCAGGTGCGACACGGAGCTTTGCAAGCAGGTTGTGATGAACATTGTCCACAACGCCATAGAAGCCGTCGGCGAGGGCGGGCAGATCGTCATCGAATCCTTTTCGGAGGCCGACAGGTCGGGCTTTACGGTGACCGACAACGGAAGCGGCATAACCGAATCCATGCGGAAAAAACTGTTCATTCCCTTTCAGACCACGAAGGCCAAGGGAACCGGACTGGGGCTTGCCATCGTTTATAAGATCATGAAGGCTCACGGAGGCCAGATATCTGTGGACAGCGACGGCGCAACCTATACTAAATTTATTGTTGAATTTCCAGCATAA
- a CDS encoding tetratricopeptide repeat protein: MHRFFVIILISLICADAFAAGIYLRGRGHFSELVITGIADRIISVSKGSDMLAVESSTPLSGIDGGRINDPFIRSIAVNGRILTISLFPGNDYTVNTSGKDFKLVVAKKKQTDNIKTGYGIEQPVASKDMVQIEDTEMEAALGRLDGLIASRNYTDAMNLAESIVKSGKNNYYKQEAMFRQGLIYLYTGKDNYNNYVFASQLFDNFLKQYPDSFRKKDAMIKSAEAKELAQLYNEAIFAYNNVIKSLRAPDVIKTAYERIADIYTEMGKYKDAIETRRQIIEKFRSEEGPQNSRIGMLQARMKDYDLAYSSFLTVMNSGVELNKLGPEVLYTMADVFENKSQDDTARALYERVYSVFPSSKEADMSAYRSAMILKKTGSPLSVDNRLEFCAKTFQRKKGGMLCSVAYAERHLGKKSSEEWSDYLKGPLTSQDIETRSEAEMLIIRALFSEKRFDEADRKVSEFIKRNYTSEHLPEVYNIRQQILLSKARDAYKKSNYAQAKSITEGLLREYPDTVYKKNALEILQDISFGGIRDKFKAGKYKETVDSLNKYLAENADLVSPGKWLAMLEEAKYFYTKQVFDSKNYNGTIVIAGEYLTSFPNGKNRDNVRKMLEASISNVIGGHYRKQAYIQLVGVYDKNQTTIITSANADFRDRMNSYAAFALYKLGMGDKAQRILDRNKNGKNPYFVLTSLLLGREVQNVDPNIFSAEMMDYLVLELEKKNPDLLIHLLSKYKKDPAYAAKETYALSKGVFDDIKREKMLFDLYMKVDSDPKSRFKGYDEIYLDTGISFFKRNNFDSSVKVLEQFKLIHAARDDKRAEGLYYLGKAYQKMGKADQSRNAFMELMESVPKSVYASAAKAELEDVKWRNSLKN; this comes from the coding sequence ATGCATAGATTCTTTGTCATAATTCTGATTTCACTGATATGTGCCGATGCCTTTGCGGCGGGGATATACCTGCGGGGCAGAGGGCACTTCAGCGAGCTTGTCATAACCGGAATAGCCGACAGGATAATATCCGTCAGCAAGGGAAGCGACATGCTCGCCGTGGAATCGTCAACCCCTCTCTCAGGCATCGACGGCGGCAGGATAAACGACCCGTTCATCCGCTCTATAGCGGTTAACGGCCGCATACTCACCATCTCGCTTTTCCCCGGAAACGACTACACGGTCAACACCAGCGGAAAGGATTTTAAACTGGTGGTGGCCAAAAAGAAGCAGACGGACAATATAAAAACCGGATACGGAATAGAACAGCCCGTGGCCTCAAAGGATATGGTGCAGATAGAGGATACGGAGATGGAGGCGGCGCTCGGCAGGCTGGACGGTCTGATAGCGTCCAGAAACTACACCGATGCAATGAATCTGGCAGAGAGTATAGTAAAATCCGGCAAGAACAACTACTACAAACAGGAAGCCATGTTCCGTCAGGGACTTATATATCTCTACACCGGAAAGGATAACTACAACAATTACGTTTTTGCATCACAGCTTTTCGACAATTTCCTGAAACAATATCCCGACTCCTTCCGCAAAAAGGACGCAATGATAAAATCCGCCGAGGCAAAGGAGCTGGCTCAGCTCTATAACGAGGCGATATTCGCATACAACAACGTGATAAAGTCTCTGCGGGCGCCGGATGTGATTAAGACCGCATACGAGCGCATAGCCGACATTTACACCGAAATGGGTAAATATAAGGACGCAATCGAGACCCGCAGGCAGATAATTGAAAAGTTCAGGTCGGAAGAGGGGCCGCAGAACTCCCGTATAGGCATGCTGCAGGCCAGAATGAAGGACTACGACCTTGCATATTCGTCATTCCTGACCGTGATGAACAGCGGTGTCGAGCTGAACAAGCTTGGACCAGAGGTTCTGTATACCATGGCGGACGTTTTTGAAAACAAATCGCAGGACGACACCGCCAGAGCCCTTTACGAAAGGGTATATTCAGTGTTCCCGTCCAGCAAGGAAGCCGATATGTCGGCTTACCGCTCGGCCATGATCCTTAAAAAGACCGGAAGTCCCCTCAGTGTGGACAACAGGCTGGAATTCTGCGCAAAGACCTTCCAGAGGAAAAAGGGCGGGATGCTCTGCTCTGTTGCATACGCAGAGAGACATCTGGGCAAAAAATCGTCCGAGGAGTGGAGCGACTATCTGAAAGGGCCTCTTACATCTCAGGACATCGAGACACGCTCCGAAGCGGAAATGCTTATCATAAGAGCACTTTTCAGCGAGAAAAGATTTGACGAGGCCGACAGGAAGGTCAGCGAGTTCATAAAGCGCAACTACACCTCCGAGCATCTGCCGGAAGTTTACAACATCCGCCAGCAGATACTTCTGAGCAAGGCGAGGGATGCATATAAGAAGTCTAACTATGCTCAGGCGAAGAGTATAACCGAAGGACTGCTCAGGGAATATCCGGACACGGTATATAAAAAGAACGCTCTGGAGATACTTCAGGATATCAGCTTTGGCGGGATCCGTGACAAGTTCAAGGCCGGAAAATATAAAGAGACTGTGGACAGCCTGAACAAATATCTGGCTGAAAACGCCGACCTTGTGAGCCCCGGAAAATGGCTCGCCATGCTTGAAGAAGCAAAATATTTCTATACCAAGCAGGTATTTGACTCGAAAAACTACAACGGAACAATAGTTATCGCCGGTGAATATCTGACATCGTTCCCTAACGGCAAAAACAGAGATAACGTGCGCAAGATGCTTGAGGCCTCCATATCAAACGTGATAGGCGGACATTACAGAAAGCAGGCCTACATTCAGCTTGTTGGCGTATACGATAAGAATCAGACAACGATAATCACCAGTGCGAATGCTGATTTCAGAGACAGAATGAACAGTTACGCCGCCTTTGCTCTCTATAAGCTGGGAATGGGCGACAAGGCTCAGAGGATTCTGGACAGGAACAAAAACGGCAAGAATCCCTATTTCGTGCTTACTTCGCTGCTTCTGGGCAGAGAGGTGCAGAACGTCGATCCGAACATCTTCTCTGCTGAAATGATGGACTATCTGGTTCTGGAGCTTGAGAAAAAGAATCCGGATCTGCTCATCCACCTGCTGTCGAAATATAAGAAAGACCCCGCCTATGCGGCAAAAGAGACCTATGCTCTCAGCAAGGGCGTGTTTGACGATATAAAACGTGAAAAGATGCTGTTCGACCTTTATATGAAGGTGGACTCAGATCCGAAATCACGCTTCAAAGGCTACGACGAGATATATCTGGATACGGGTATATCCTTCTTTAAAAGGAACAACTTCGACAGCTCCGTAAAGGTGCTGGAGCAGTTCAAGCTGATACACGCCGCCCGTGACGACAAAAGGGCGGAAGGACTCTATTACCTCGGCAAGGCCTATCAGAAGATGGGAAAGGCCGACCAGAGCAGAAATGCTTTCATGGAGCTGATGGAGAGCGTGCCCAAATCGGTGTACGCATCTGCAGCAAAAGCCGAGCTGGAGGATGTCAAGTGGCGGAATTCCCTGAAAAACTAG
- the ybgF gene encoding tol-pal system protein YbgF: MKKAAVVILAGLALTACGNDDLLIQKSMNNIKDEMLGIQSTMGDMQIKIQDLDKNIRINSENINKNSEALTQLREEMTVMNTDIIELKDRVGALEKGGSSTSKTAPLPSPADDMPSMKAAAPVKDTSGVIIIEDNMQDKLSLYTYAYELYRNGKYPESEAKFNEFIKKYPNDERADNSLYWIGEIRYGTKDFNGAIAKFKELMADYPNGNKVPDAMLKLAYSYGSISDKENSIATLQKLVAEYPESEAARLGKQKLAQWK; the protein is encoded by the coding sequence ATGAAAAAAGCTGCCGTGGTCATCCTCGCAGGATTGGCACTCACCGCATGCGGTAATGACGACCTGTTGATTCAGAAGAGCATGAACAACATCAAGGACGAAATGCTGGGCATCCAGTCGACAATGGGCGACATGCAGATTAAGATTCAGGATCTTGACAAGAACATCAGAATAAACTCAGAAAACATCAATAAAAACTCCGAGGCTCTGACACAGCTGCGTGAAGAGATGACTGTTATGAACACAGACATCATTGAGCTGAAAGACAGAGTGGGCGCACTTGAAAAAGGCGGATCCTCAACATCCAAAACAGCTCCGCTGCCCTCCCCTGCGGACGACATGCCCTCAATGAAGGCTGCCGCACCCGTTAAGGACACTTCCGGAGTGATCATCATCGAAGACAACATGCAGGACAAACTCAGCCTGTACACATATGCATACGAACTCTACCGCAACGGAAAATATCCCGAAAGCGAGGCGAAGTTCAACGAGTTCATCAAAAAATATCCCAACGATGAGCGTGCGGACAACTCACTCTACTGGATAGGCGAGATAAGATACGGCACAAAGGACTTTAACGGCGCCATAGCAAAGTTTAAAGAACTGATGGCCGACTATCCCAACGGCAACAAGGTTCCCGATGCAATGCTTAAGCTGGCCTACAGCTACGGAAGCATCTCCGACAAAGAGAACAGCATCGCCACTCTGCAGAAACTGGTGGCCGAATATCCCGAATCGGAAGCGGCCAGACTGGGAAAACAGAAGCTGGCGCAGTGGAAATGA
- a CDS encoding sigma-54-dependent transcriptional regulator: protein MRKIRVLAVDDETNILWLLKEGLTDEKIDVLTTEDPYMAENYLSKGVDICFVDIFLGEHNGIRLTEKWAAAYKDTHFIIMTAQDTGSNVIESIKSGAKDFFPKPFDLNQLKNKIIALCGKIDQHPIADIKEYDFETKNKKMLEIYKLIGKISKTNINVLILGESGTGKEVVARMIHRQSARFDKPFIPINMAAIPNELLESELFGHEKGSFTGAVTDKKGKFEEAHTGTIFLDEISEMDLGLQSKLLRVIQEKEVTKVGSSRTLKLDTRIIAASNRNLEELVAQGKFREDLYYRLNVVSIELPPLYERKEDTAYLTNHFLHKHKTIKDRVLTCSEEALEALTAYRWPGNIRELENTIQYAIVNAETDIIMPENLPSKIFEHNPAAGSKSTSNDLYKLALDIIESETLSDGNNAYEEYMKIVEFPLMKAVLDKTGNNKSISAKILGINRNTFRKKVREHDLEQDT, encoded by the coding sequence ATGAGAAAGATACGTGTTTTGGCCGTGGATGATGAAACCAACATCCTCTGGCTCTTAAAAGAAGGACTTACTGACGAGAAAATAGACGTTCTCACCACAGAAGACCCTTATATGGCAGAGAATTATCTGTCGAAGGGAGTGGATATCTGCTTTGTGGATATTTTTCTGGGGGAACACAACGGTATCAGACTGACCGAAAAATGGGCAGCAGCATATAAAGACACCCATTTCATAATAATGACGGCTCAGGACACAGGCTCAAACGTCATAGAATCCATCAAATCCGGCGCAAAGGACTTTTTTCCGAAACCTTTTGATCTTAACCAGCTCAAAAACAAAATCATAGCCCTTTGCGGAAAAATTGACCAGCACCCCATAGCTGACATCAAAGAATATGACTTTGAAACAAAAAACAAAAAGATGCTTGAGATATACAAGCTCATCGGCAAAATATCCAAGACAAACATAAACGTGCTTATCCTCGGCGAATCAGGAACAGGAAAAGAGGTTGTGGCCAGAATGATACACCGCCAGTCCGCCCGTTTCGACAAGCCGTTCATCCCCATAAACATGGCGGCAATCCCCAACGAACTGCTGGAAAGCGAACTTTTCGGCCACGAAAAGGGTTCGTTCACAGGCGCTGTCACCGACAAAAAGGGCAAGTTTGAAGAGGCACACACGGGAACCATCTTCCTTGATGAAATATCGGAGATGGATCTGGGGCTTCAGTCTAAACTGCTCCGTGTCATTCAGGAAAAAGAGGTCACCAAGGTCGGCTCCAGCCGCACCCTGAAACTGGACACAAGGATAATAGCCGCCTCAAACCGCAATCTGGAAGAGCTTGTGGCGCAGGGCAAATTCCGTGAGGATCTTTACTACAGACTGAATGTGGTCTCGATAGAGCTGCCTCCCCTTTACGAACGCAAAGAGGACACTGCATATCTGACAAACCACTTCCTCCATAAACACAAAACCATCAAGGACAGGGTTCTCACCTGTTCCGAAGAGGCTCTGGAAGCCCTCACCGCATACAGGTGGCCGGGCAACATCCGTGAGCTTGAAAACACAATACAATATGCAATCGTGAACGCAGAAACGGACATAATCATGCCCGAAAACCTGCCTTCCAAGATATTTGAACATAATCCCGCCGCAGGCTCAAAGAGCACGTCCAACGACCTCTATAAACTTGCGCTGGATATTATAGAATCGGAAACCTTATCAGACGGAAACAATGCATACGAAGAATATATGAAAATCGTGGAATTCCCTCTCATGAAAGCGGTTCTTGACAAAACAGGAAATAACAAGTCGATTTCCGCAAAAATCTTGGGTATAAACAGGAATACGTTCCGAAAAAAAGTGAGGGAACACGACCTTGAGCAGGATACTTAA
- a CDS encoding chemotaxis protein CheV, with amino-acid sequence MALDHGILLETGTNEFEIVEFIIRTESKEHHFCINVAKVREVIRFPQIVRVPDAHPSVVGTANIRQKLIPIIDLGQWLGLKYDNEYTDKKIIVTFFNHEYNGFVVDEVVRIHRITWADIKDYSSMTDFSLVETVLGVIDIGGNLIQLLDFEKIVLELNPDTALKDVNIDFSLTDQRKGKIVYLAEDSSVIRRFLASHLEQAGYSVFAFENGKLLLDQVARKTPDLVITDLEMPVTDGAFVVKTIRAREDTKTIPVIVFSSLASEENERKVLGVGANIFIGKPDTDILVQKVDQFLL; translated from the coding sequence ATGGCACTAGATCACGGCATACTCCTTGAAACCGGAACGAACGAATTTGAAATAGTCGAATTCATAATCCGCACTGAAAGCAAAGAACACCACTTCTGCATAAACGTTGCGAAGGTGAGAGAGGTCATACGCTTTCCCCAGATAGTCCGTGTTCCTGATGCGCACCCTTCGGTGGTCGGCACGGCAAACATCCGCCAGAAGCTTATCCCCATAATCGACCTTGGTCAGTGGCTCGGCCTTAAATATGACAACGAATACACCGACAAAAAGATAATCGTCACCTTCTTCAACCACGAATACAACGGATTCGTAGTTGACGAGGTGGTACGCATCCACAGGATCACCTGGGCGGATATCAAAGATTATTCATCCATGACGGATTTCAGCCTTGTTGAAACCGTTCTGGGCGTTATAGACATAGGCGGAAACCTTATTCAGCTTCTGGATTTTGAAAAGATAGTTCTTGAGCTGAACCCCGACACCGCCCTGAAAGACGTTAACATAGACTTCTCCCTTACAGACCAGAGAAAGGGAAAGATAGTCTATCTTGCTGAGGATTCATCTGTTATCAGACGCTTCCTCGCATCCCACCTTGAGCAGGCGGGTTATTCCGTGTTCGCTTTTGAAAACGGAAAACTGCTGCTTGATCAGGTGGCCAGAAAAACACCCGACCTTGTAATAACCGACCTCGAAATGCCCGTTACCGACGGCGCTTTCGTGGTTAAAACCATCAGAGCCCGTGAGGACACCAAAACAATTCCCGTAATCGTTTTCTCCTCGCTGGCATCGGAAGAGAACGAAAGAAAGGTTCTCGGCGTCGGCGCAAACATTTTTATCGGAAAGCCTGACACCGACATTCTCGTTCAGAAAGTAGATCAGTTTCTGCTGTAA